One part of the Ursus arctos isolate Adak ecotype North America unplaced genomic scaffold, UrsArc2.0 scaffold_16, whole genome shotgun sequence genome encodes these proteins:
- the LOC125282068 gene encoding ral guanine nucleotide dissociation stimulator-like, which yields MWPSQCDQGAPPHLGHRELRKQEILFARIQLELFKKLLPHQCLGSVWSKHNKPGSEHLAPTVRATVAQFNGVAKCVITTCLGNPSMTARDRAMVVEHWIKVAKACQTLRNYSSLHAILSALQSVSIHRLENTWGKVSRKPLRIFQKLCSKDTAQGRNLLIKDTGCRALPWHFPHQVADVGYRSGGLSGGG from the exons ATGTGGCCGAGCCAGTGCGATCAAGGAGCGCCACCACATCTGGGGCACCGggagctgagaaagcaagaaatattgttcgccaggatacaactg gagctgttcaagaagctgctgccccatcagtgcctgggctccgtctggtccaagcacaacaagcctggcagtgagcacctggcacccacagtccgggccactgtcgcccagttcaacggtgtggccaagtgtgtcatcaccacctgccttggcaacccaagcatgacagcccgggacagggccatggtggtggagcactggatcaaggtggccaag gcctgtcaaaccctgaggaactactcctccttacatgccatcctctcggctctgcagagtgtctccattcaccgcctcgagaacacgtgggggaaggtttccag gaagccattgaggatctttcaaaagctgtgcagcaaggacaccgcacagggcaggaacctactcatcaag gacacagggtgtcgtgcccttccttggcactttcctcaccaagTTGCTGATGTTGGATACCGCAGTGGAggtctatctggaggtgggtga